The following are from one region of the Populus trichocarpa isolate Nisqually-1 chromosome 8, P.trichocarpa_v4.1, whole genome shotgun sequence genome:
- the LOC7471462 gene encoding uncharacterized protein LOC7471462, producing the protein MMERSESSSKMMKKKEITNDHTFVDTIFSWSLEDIFNENLFKVENIPESYYSVEHYLGSYVIPLLEETRAQLSSSMDIISRAPFAEMVAFFEAKPHGTLLYDVNIDYWRNRSRGSGKEHYKTLPGDIVILTSAKPENVSDLQRVGWTWTFAVVTRITGDETEDAATYTSFTVKAQKDIEISDGLQKSLTVISLTNITTSKRIWNALHMFGNLNIIKEILCTDSVVEENCNQYSMRERAIYDENVVNLSSKLNESQSKAVLACLLKKQSNHKSAVELIWGPPGTGKTKTVSMLLFSLLKMKCRTLTCGPTNVSITEVASRVFKLVTESHEADSGTDSLFHSVGDILLFGNKDRLKVDSETQEVYLDYRVKRLIECFAPLTGWRNCFNSTIDFFEDCVSQYAIFVENELIKMQEHDDENEEKRESCSYQAVALKGEPKTFLEFMRDRFRSTALPLKRCLTLLCTHIPETCILKHNIQNIVSLFGLLNSFESWLFHAAVISDEMHEVFSHPELDEDSFQGFNDILLRLRLKRSECLTMLKRVRDSLRHLDLPSAMNKRSIEEFCFQKATLFLCTASSSYKLHLLPIEPLDFLVVDEAAQLKECESTIPLQLPGIRHAILIGDECQLPAMVKSNVCDKAGFGRSLFERLSSLGHSKHLLDMQYRMHPSISCFPNSKFYFNQILDAPNVKARSYEKHYLPGPMFGPYTFINVFGGREELDDVGHSRKNMVEVALVLKLLRSLCKAWSGQKVRVGVISPYTAQVGAIQEKLGKKYENIDGFSVKVSSIDGFQGGEEDIVIISTVRSNTGGAIGFMSDPRRINVALTRARHCLWILGNERTLSNSESIWEKLVHDAKERNCFFHADEDKDLAKAILEVKKEFDQLDDLIKGDSALFRSARWKVLFSEYFKKSFGKLASVRKKTPVLNLLLKLSSGWRPKKRSVDFICGSSSQILKQFKVEGLYVICSIDIVKEICYTQVLKVWDLLPLEDIPILAKRLEGIFETYTDDFISHCNEKCLEGDLEVPKTWRTSFDIPRYKSCSNNEIRSNSNSGGPDGPYYVENSKVSDSLLLMKFYSLSSGVVSHLLSDRDGRELELPFEVTDDELEIIIFQRSTFILGRSGTGKTTVLTMKLFKKEELYYTATQGYLNTSKDSSRRNNVADDIKSVGDGVGDAKETVLRQLFVTVSPKLCYAIKHHVIQLKSFASGGKYSAEGSSVDMEGIDDAAQFKEIQNSFLDIPPKSYPLVITFFKFLMMLDGTVGNSYFERFSDMRQLLHEKVGNSGSISAQTLIRTKEVNFEKFCAVYWPRFNEKFKKKLDSSRVFTEIISHIKGGLRAGESCDGRLSREDYVFLSEGRISTLNRQKRDLIYDIFEDYEKMKAENGDFDMADFVNDLHLRLKTYKYEGDAMDFVYIDEVQDLTMRQIALFKHICRNVDEGFVFCGDTAQTIARGIDFRFEDIRSLFYKEFVLVSRSAGNDRNEKGQISKIFHLNQNFRTHAGVLNLAQSVIDLLYRFFPSFIDVLSHETSLIYGEAPILLESGNDENAIVTIFGNSGNVRSNFVGFGAEQVILVRDDAAKKEIDNYVGKHALVLTVVECKGLEFQDVLLYNFFGSSPLKNKWRVVYEFMKEQDLLDGNSPSFPSFIPAKHNVLCSELKQLYVAITRTRQRLWICENVEEFSRPMFDYWTKKGLVQVRKLDDSLAQAMQVSSSPEEWKSQGYKLLREGNYEMATMCFERAGDEHGEKLSKAAGHKAAADRMHSSNPEMASVARRQAAEIFESIGKAEYAAECFYMLKEYDRAGRIYLQCGESAMERAGECFFLAGSYCSAAEVYAKGWNFSKCLSACTKGKLFDTGLHYILYWKQHGTADQRSREMDTIEQEFLESCACHYYELNDNRAMMRYVRAFDSMSSARTFLINLGCLDELLSLEVESGNFLEAAGIAKLKGELVLEADLLGKGGHFKEASLLILWFVFANSLWSTGSKGWPLKQFLQKEELLTKAKLLAKGVSNQFYEFVHTEAEILLNSQHNLFKIHQSLDSSQRHSSIRGEILSARKMLDMHLHLNTSKYLWENDLVSDLARLSERNFLNNQVSAETLVYFWNFWKDKIVNIFKFLGRLEMQDVTEYGDFGEFCLNYLGVKRQFNNLNAIYFLMISDAQWVREIPRKFIQRKGNLVSVDVHQFVTAAQGYWCSELLSVGMNVLTNLEALYNLSVRNSLSLFCQSRSLTHIYEVANFLLNCQFLSIQHGDIKALRKFTRLATGCFYDCIYPRDWRESLKENMISLRRTEICRNLLKEVIFEDVSSKNNLSYAQLGRITSMILGSGEILCEPYEKMADGLQWNSSWKAFIEDLCRNESEVSYMQKLHEALEDTYYANWRKGDYILPGCFLYMLERQLILLSYFQGYCFTTKSSFVEWLIYQEGHGSPAFEGLRGHAPQSTESILEFIVETVQRFLDNEKEMMEWIRASEKNVKVLNDYHAVVVLRLVVIICLIYVNFGLCKGLLSDLLGRTYITKKLPGQFYDAIRKRQKHNSLNVNPTVVAEAFSKIGNPLVVVSFGKNCSRFLCPDAIFVDMKVNESKDNVLRVLFAKTDATAQDHTGAVEANTRSSFKGIVSQGIEDLGKIPELPSNVGDTANWNSSCGKKDEGNPPLRHERLWEIFEALKSPNHGVDERSNIACDPTFKVDIDRITCLLKAAIDGNFQNPPSVDNKNLLEEASTMLHELGQLNAALEMREPEHESDISTIGELLEKLQSRRPRMEFFLSQIFLQHDENLKREMSERNIASDGQRDEEHSNSKAEGSCVSAKGEINISRSNVETEGRNPDTENKGKGNSKSKKNKKGKGGRKRK; encoded by the exons ATGATGGAAAGATCAGAGAGTTCAagcaagatgatgaagaagaaagaaattacTAATGATCATACCTTCGTTGACACCATTTTTTCATGGTCTCTTGAGGATATTTTCAATGAAAATCTTTTCAAG GTGGAAAATATTCCAGAGTCATATTACTCGGTTGAGCATTATCTTGGATCATATGTAATTCCTTTGTTGGAAGAAACCCGTGCACAATTGAGCTCAAGCATGGATATTATATCCAGAGCACCGTTTGCTGAAATGGTTGCTTTCTTTGAGGCCAAGCCCCACGGCACATTATTGTATGATGTTAATATTGATTATTGGAGAAACAGATCCCGTGGCAGTGGCAAGGAGCATTACAAAACATTGCCCGGCGACATCGTTATTTTAACAAGCGCTAAACCCGAAAATGTCTCTGATTTGCAAAGGGTTGGATGGACATGGACATTTGCTGTGGTCACCAGAATAACAGGAGATGAGACCGAGGATGCTGCTACATATACTTCTTTCACAGTCAAGGCGCAAAAAGACATTGAAATTAGTGATGGACTGCAGAAATCACTTACTGTGATTTCATTGACTAATATAACAACTAGCAAAAGAATATGGAATGCACTCCACATGTTCGGAAACTTGAATATCATCAAAGAGATTCTGTGCACTGATTCTGTg GTTGAGGAAAATTGCAACCAATATTCTATGCGGGAACGTGCAATCTATGATGAGAATGTTGTGAATTTGTCATCTAAACTGAATGAATCCCAAAGCAAGGCGGTTTTGGCATGTCTGCTTAAAAAGCAAAGCAACCATAAGTCGGCAGTTGAACTTATTTGGGGCCCGCCAGGGACTGGGAAAACCAAAACAGTCAGTATGTTGCTCTTTAGCCTCCTAAAAATGAAATGCAGAACTCTAACATGTGGCCCAACCAATGTTTCAATTACAGAAGTGGCCTCTAGGGTGTTCAAGCTGGTCACAGAATCGCATGAAGCAGATTCAGGAACTGATTCTTTGTTTCATTCTGTGGGAGATATTCTTTTGTTTGGGAATAAGGACAGACTCAAAGTTGATTCTGAAACTCAGGAGGTCTATTTGGATTATCGTGTCAAAAGGCTTATAGAGTGCTTTGCACCTCTGACTGGTTGGAGGAATTGTTTCAATTcgacaattgatttttttgaagattGTGTTTCTCAGTATGCCATTTTCGTGGAGAATGAATTAATCAAAATGCAGGAGcatgatgatgaaaatgaagagaaaagggAATCCTGTAGCTATCAAGCTGTTGCCCTCAAAGGAGAGCCTAAAACGTTTCTCGAATTTATGAGAGATAGATTCCGCTCTACTGCATTACCTCTAAAAAGATGCCTCACTTTATTATGCACTCACATACCAGAAACTTGCATTCTCAAACATAACATTCAGAACATCGTATCCTTGTTTGGGTTACTTAACTCTTTTGAATCTTGGCTATTCCATGCGGCTGTGATTTCTGATGAAATGCATGAAGTTTTTTCACACCCAGAGTTAGATGAGGATTCTTTCCAAGGTTTTAATGATATATTGTTGCGGTTGAGACTAAAGAGAAGTGAATGCCTTACTATGTTGAAAAGAGTACGGGATTCTCTCCGCCATCTGGATCTTCCAAGTGCTATGAACAAGCGGTCAATAGAGGAATTCTGTTTCCAGAAAGCAACCTTATTTTTGTGCACAGCTTCTAGTTCGTATAAGTTGCATTTGTTGCCTATTGAACCACTGGACTTTTTGGTAGTTGACGAAGCAGCTCAGCTAAAAGAGTGTGAATCAACAATACCCCTACAACTTCCTGGTATTAGGCATGCTATTCTAATCGGTGATGAGTGTCAATTACCAGCTATGGTCAAAAGCAAT GTTTGTGATAAAGCTGGCTTTGGAAGGAGTTTATTTGAAAGGCTCAGCTCATTGGGTCATTCAAAACATCTTTTAGATATGCAGTACAGAATGCATCCATCCATCAGTTGCTTCCCTAATTCAAAATTCTACTTCAATCAGATCTTAGATGCACCAAATGTCAAGGCTAGAAGTTATGAAAAGCATTATCTTCCAGGGCCAATGTTTGGTCCCTATACATTCATAAATGTATTTGGTGGAAGAGAAGAGCTAGATGATGTTGGGCATAGCAGGAAAAATATGGTTGAGGTAGCCCTTGTGCTGAAATTACTGCGAAGTCTGTGCAAAG CATGGAGTGGACAAAAGGTTAGAGTTGGTGTAATATCTCCATACACTGCTCAAGTTGGTGCGATTCAAGAGAAGCTTGGTAAGAAGTATGAAAACATTGATGGTTTTTCAGTGAAGGTGAGTTCAATCGATGGATTTCAAGGTGGTGAAGAGGACATCGTAATAATATCAACCGTGAGATCCAATACAGGTGGAGCTATTGGGTTCATGTCTGATCCTCGGAGAATTAATGTTGCTCTTACAAGGGCTAG GCATTGTCTTTGGATTTTGGGGAATGAAAGAACCCTATCAAATAGTGAATCTATTTGGGAAAAGTTAGTCCATGATGCTAAGGAACGCAATTGTTTCTTTCATGCTGATGAAGACAAGGATTTGGCCAAAGCCATTTTAGAAGTCAAGAAAGAGTTTGATCAGCTTGATGATTTGATTAAAGGAGACAGTGCACTATTCAGAAGTGCTAGATGGAAG GTTCTTTTCAGTGAATacttcaaaaaatcatttggCAAACTAGCATCAGTCAGAAAGAAGACACCTGTTCTGAACCTTCTACTGAAACTTTCCAGTGGCTGGCGTCCTAAGAAAAGGAGTGTGGACTTCATTTGCGGAAGCTCTTCTCAAATCTTGAAACAGTTCAAGGTTGAAGGACTGTATGTAATCTGTTCAATTGACATAGTGAAGGAAATATGCTACACACAAGTTTTGAAGGTTTGGGATTTATTACCATTAGAAGATATTCCTATACTGGCTAAACGTCTAGAGGGCATCTTTGAGACATATACTGATGATTTTATCAGTCATTGCAATGAAAAATGTCTAGAGGG AGATCTGGAAGTTCCAAAAACTTGGAGAACCTCTTTTGATATTCCCAGATATAAGAGTTGCAGCAACAATGAAATAAGAAGCAATTCAAATTCTGGTGGTCCTGATGGTCCCTACTATGTAGAGAACTCAAAAGTGAGTGATAGTTTGTTGCTGATGAAGTTCTACTCATTATCTTCTGGGGTCGTGAGCCACTTGCTTTCTGACCGTGATGGAAGAGAATTGGAGCTCCCATTTGAAGTGACTGATGACGAACTCGAGATAATCATATTCCAAAGAAGTACATTTATACTAGGACGATCAGGGACTGGTAAAACGACTGTTTTGACAATGAAGCTGTTTAAGAAAGAGGAACTATATTATACGGCAACACAGGGATACTTAAATACTTCAAAGGACAGCAGCAGGAGAAACAATGTTGCTGATGACATTAAATCTGTCGGGGATGGTGTTGGAGATGCCAAAGAAACTGTCTTGCGTCAACTTTTTGTGACAGTCAGTCCAAAACTCTGTTATGCCATCAAGCATCATGTGATACAATTGAAAAG CTTTGCCTCTGGTGGAAAATACTCAGCAGAAGGGAGTTCAGTTGATATGGAAGGTATTGATGATGCAGCACAAttcaaagaaattcaaaactctTTCTTAGATATTCCTCCAAAGTCATACCCACTTGTTATcactttctttaaatttttaatgatgcTTGATGGAACAGTGGGTAATTCGTACTTTGAAAGATTTTCTGACATGAGGCAGCTTTTGCATGAAAAAGTGGGGAATTCAGGATCAATCTCAGCACAAACTCTTATAAGAACGAAGGAGGTTAACTTCGAGAAGTTTTGTGCAGTTTATTGGCCACGtttcaatgaaaaattcaaaaaaaagctTGATTCATCCAGAGTATTTACTGAGATAATATCCCATATAAAAGGTGGCCTGCGAGCTGGAGAGTCTTGTGATGGCAGACTGAGCCGAGAAGATTATGTTTTTCTATCAGAAGGTCGTATATCCACTTTAAATAGGCAGAAGAGAgatttaatatatgatatttttgaagACTATGAAAAGATGAAGGCAGAAAATGGTGACTTTGATATGGCTGATTTTGTAAATGATCTTCATCTTCGTCTTAAAACTTACAAGTATGAGGGTGATGCGATGGATTTTGTCTATATTGATGAAGTCCAAGATCTTACAATGAGGCAGATTGCTCTCTTCAAACATATCTGTAGGAATGTAGATGagggatttgttttttgtggtGATACAGCGCAAACAATTGCTAGGGGGATTGACTTTAGGTTTGAAGATATAAGATCTTTGTTCTATAAGGAGTTTGTTTTAGTATCAAGGAGTGCGGGAAATGACAGAAACGAGAAAggtcaaatatctaaaatatttcatttgaaCCAGAACTTCCGTACCCATGCTGGTGTGCTCAATTTAGCTCAGAGTGTTATTGATCTTCTTTACcgttttttcccttcatttattgatgttttaagCCATGAAACAAGTCTTATTTATGGGGAAGCTCCTATTTTACTTGAATCTGGAAATGATGAAAATGCAATTGTAACTATTTTCGGGAATAGTGGGAATGTGAGAAGCAATTTTGTTGGGTTTGGAGCAGAGCAGGTGATATTGGTGCGGGATGATGCTGCTAAGAAAGAGATTGATAACTATGTTGGGAAGCATGCTCTTGTTTTGACTGTTGTAGAGTGCAAGGGCCTAGAATTTCAG gatgtCCTCTTGTACAACTTTTTTGGCTCATCacctttgaaaaataaatggagaGTTGTCTATGAGTTTATGAAGGAACAAGATTTACTTGATGGCAATTCCCCATCCTTTCCAAGTTTCATCCCAGCAAAACATAATGTCTTGTGCTCTGAGTTGAAGCAATTATACGTTGCTATCACTCGTACACGGCAAAGGTTGTGGATTTGTGAGAATGTGGAGGAGTTCTCCAGACCAATGTTTGACTACTGGACGAAGAAGGGCCTTGTCCAAGTGAGGAAACTGGATGATTCGCTTGCCCAAGCAATGCAAGTTTCTAGCAGTCCAGAAGAGTGGAAGTCTCAGGGTTACAAG CTTTTACGTGAGGGTAACTATGAGATGGCAACTATGTGCTTTGAAAGAGCAGGGGATGAACATGGGGAGAAATTGTCCAAGGCTGCTGGGCATAAAGCAGCTGCTGACAGAATGCATAGTTCAAATCCTGAAATGGCTTCTGTTGCCCGTAGGCAGGCTGCAGAAATTTTTGAATCAATAGGCAAGGCTGAGTATGCTGCCGAATGCTTTTACATGTTGAAGGAGTATGATAGGGCAG GTAGGATTTACTTGCAATGTGGGGAATCTGCAATGGAAAGAGCTGgagaatgtttttttcttgctggAAGTTATTGTTCTGCAGCTGAAGTATATGCAAAAGGCTGGAATTTCTCCAAGTGCTTGTCTGCATGTACCAAAGGAAAACTCTTCGACACGGGCTTGCATTATATACTGTACTGGAAACAACACGGGACTGCAGATCAAAGAAGCAGAGAAATGGATACAATTGAACAAGAGTTTCTGGAGAGCTGTGCTTGTCATTATTACGAGCTCAATGACAACAGAGCCATGATGAGATATGTTAGAGCTTTTGATTCCATGTCTTCAGCTCGTactttcttgattaatttaggGTGCCTTGATGAGCTTCTGTCATTGGAAGTGGAATCAGGCAACTTCCTGGAGGCGGCGGGCATTGCGAAGCTGAAAGGTGAGCTTGTCCTTGAGGCAGATCTACTGGGCAAGGGTGGACATTTTAAGGAGGCATCATTGCTTATTCTGTGGTTTGTGTTTGCAAACTCTCTCTGGTCAACTGGGAGCAAAGGCTGGCCTTTAAAGCAGTTTCTTCAGAAAGAGGAACTTTTAACAAAAGCTAAGTTACTTGCAAAGGGTGTGTCAAACCAGTTTTATGAGTTTGTTCACACAGAGGCTGAAATTTTATTGAATAGCCAGCACAACTTATTCAAGATTCATCAAAGTCTAGATTCTTCTCAGAGACATAGTAGTATCAGAGGTGAAATATTATCAGCTCGAAAGATGCTGGACATGCATCTTCATTTAAATACCTCAAAGTATTTGTGGGAAAATGACTTAGTGTCTGATTTAGCAAGGTTGTCAGAAAGAAACTTTTTGAACAACCAGGTCTCTGCTGAGACACTTGTTTACTTTTGGAATTTTTGGAAGGATAAGATTGTGAACATATTCAAGTTTCTTGGACGTCTTGAAATGCAAGATGTAACTGAATATGGAGATTTTGGTGAATTCTGCTTGAATTACTTGGGCGTGAAGAGACAGTTTAATAATCTGAACGCTATCTATTTTCTGATGATCTCGGATGCTCAGTGGGTGAGGGAAATACCCAGAAAATTTATTCAAAGGAAGGGGAACTTGGTTTCTGTAGATGTTCATCAGTTTGTCACTGCTGCTCAGGGTTATTGGTGTTCGGAATTACTTTCTGTCGGCATGAATGTATTGACCAATCTTGAAGCCCTTTACAATTTATCAGTTAGGAATTCCTTGTCCCTCTTTTGCCAAAGCAGGTCTCTTACTCATATATATGAGGTggcaaattttcttttgaattgcCAGTTTCTAAGTATTCAACACGGTGATATCAAGGCACTGCGGAAATTCACTCGACTGGCAACTGGATGCTTCTATGATTGCATCTATCCTAGGGACTGGAGAGAATCACTGAAAGAGAATATGATTTCGTTGAGGAGAACTGAGATTTGTAGGAATTTACTCAAGGAAGTTATCTTTGAAGATGTGAGCTCAAAGAACAATCTGTCTTATGCGCAACTTGGAAGGATCACATCGATGATTCTTGGTTCTGGTGAGATTTTATGTGAACCATATGAGAAGATGGCAGATGGTTTACAATGGAATTCTTCATGGAAGGCTTTCATTGAGGATCTCTGTAGGAATGAGAGTGAGGTGTCCTATATGCAGAAGTTGCATGAAGCTCTGGAAGATACTTATTATGCCAACTGGAGGAAAGGAGATTATATCTTGCCTGGTTGTTTCTTATACATGCTCGAACGCCAACTAATTTTGTTATCCTACTTCCAAGGCTATTGTTTTACAACAAAGTCTTCTTTTGTGGAATGGCTTATCTACCAAGAAGGCCATGGGAGTCCAGCTTTTGAAGGTTTGAGGGGACATGCACCCCAATCTACAGAAAGCATCCTGGAGTTTATTGTTGAGACTGTTCAGCGGTTTCTTGATAATGAGAAGGAAATGATGGAGTGGATAAGAGCATCGGAAAAGAACGTGAAGGTCCTGAATGACTACCATGCTGTAGTAGTGTTGAGATTGGTTGTCATAATATGTTTAATTTATGTGAACTTTGGATTGTGTAAAGGCTTGCTTTCTGACTTGCTGGGTAGGACCTATATCACCAAAAAACTGCCAGGTCAATTTTATGATGCCATCCGGAAGAGGCAGAAGCATAATTCTCTGAATGTAAATCCAACTGTGGTAGCTGAAGCATTTAGCAAGATTGGCAATCCTCTGGTAGTTGTGAGTTTTGGTAAAAATTGCTCAAGATTTTTATGTCCAGATGCTATTTTTGTGGACATGAAGGTCAATGAAAGTAAAGACAACGTATTAAGAGTCTTGTTTGCAAAGACTGATGCTACAGCCCAGGATCACACGGGAGCTGTTGAAGCAAACACTAGGAGCTCATTTAAAGGAATAGTGTCTCAGGGCATTGAAGATCTGGGGAAGATACCTGAGCTTCCATCTAATGTTGGAGATACGGCTAACTGGAACTCGAGTTGTGGGAAGAAGGATGAGGGTAACCCTCCATTGCGCCATGAACGGCTTTGGGAAATATTTGAAGCACTAAAATCTCCAAACCATGGAGTAGATGAAAGAAGCAATATTGCATGCGATCCAACATTTAAG gTGGATATAGACAGAATTACTTGCCTTTTAAAAGCAGCAATTGATGGAAATTTTCAGAACCCTCCCAGTGTTGATAATAAAAACCTGCTTGAGGAAGCTTCCACCATGCTTCACGAATTGGGGCAACTTAATGCTGCATTAGAAATGAG ggaACCAGAACATGAGAGCGACATTTCTACAATTGGAGAACTTCTCGAGAAGCTGCAGTCAAGAAGGCCAAGAATGGAATTTTTCCTAAGCCAGATATTCTTGCAACACGATGAAAATCTTAAAAGAGAGATGTCAGAGAGAAACATTGCATCAGATGGCCAACGTGATGAGGAACATAGTAACAGCAAGGCTGAGGGGAGTTGCGTTTCTGCTAAAGGTGAGATAAACATTTCACGGAGTAATGTTGAAACCGAAGGTAGAAACCCTGATACGGAGAACAAGGGGAAGGGAAACAGCAAgtccaagaaaaacaagaagggAAAAGGAGGGCGGAAACGCAAGTAG